The window CCCTACCCCCGCAAAGCTGACCTTTTTTTCTGTTTTGTTGCATCATGACACACCCCGAAGCCCCCCTTGGCGAATTCCGTTTCAGCACGGGCAAATCCCATCTGCGCTTAAGCGGTTGGACGCTGCTGATTCTCGCCCCCATCGCCCTGTTTTTACTTGCTGCGCGTGGCAATATCGACAACCTTACTGGCAACCAAATCGCCATCGGTATTTTTCTGCTGGTGGTAATTGCCGCCATGTTGCTTAATTTCCTGTTTACCCGTATTGATGTTTACAGCAACGCATTGGTACAGAAACGTTTTTTCAGCAAACATGCTTTTTACTTCAGCCCCTATATGCGCCTGTATATTGCCCGCTGGCGTTATGGCTTGCTCAACCTGACCATCGGCAAACACACCGCCATCACGCTGGACGACGGCTACCACTACCACCTACCCCCCGCTTTCCGCCAAAACGAAAAAATCATCAATGTGATTGAAAGCTATTTGTTCAGCCATTCCATGCACATGCTCAACCAAACCTACGATACCGATGAAACCCTGAATTTTGGCGCGATACAACTCAACCGCCGCCATATCGTGGCAAACGACACCGTGATTGCCCGCGACGACATTGCCAAAATCAGCGTTAATCAAGGCAAACTCAAAATCTACACCAAAAACAAAAAAGGCAACGCCCGTATCCGTTCCAGCGCCACCGTACATCTCGACAAAATCGCCAATTTCCGTCTGCTCTGCCGCTTTATCGGCTTAAACGAATTTGCCGAACCCAAATATTTTTACCGCATCAAACGGATTTTGTGGTTTATCTAAACCAAAACGGCTGTCCGAAAAGAACAACCGTTTTTCATATCACATCAAAATCTTATGCTTCTTTATTTTCTGTTGCTTTCTGACGCAGGCGCAAACTCAATTCACGCAACTGCTTATCGTCCACCGCATTCGGTGCATTGGTCAGCAGGCATTGGGCGCGTTGGGTTTTCGGGAAGGCAATCACATCGCGGATGGATTCCGCACCCGCCATCAGTGTCACCAAACGGTCCAAACCAAACGCCAAACCGCCGTGCGGGGGCGCACCGTATTTCAGGTTATCCAGCAGGAAGCCGAATTTTTCCTGTTGCTCTTCAGGGCTGATGTTCAACGCGGCAAACACTTTTTCCTGAATATCGGCGCGGTGGATACGCACTGAACCGCCACCGATTTCCCAACCGTTCAACACCATATCATAGGCACGCGCCAAGCATTGTTCGGGGCTAGTCGCCATCAAATCTTCATGCCCCGCTTTCGGCGAAGTGAACGGGTGGTGCATTGCTGCATAGCGTTGATTTTCCTCATCGTATTCAAACATCGGAAAATCCACCACCCACAAGGGCTTCCATTCATCTACAAAATAACCGTCCGCCGCGCCGTGTTCATGCCCGATTTTCACGCGCAACGCGCCAATGGCTTCATTGACAATTTTGGCTTTGTCCGCACCAAAGAAAATCAAATCGCCGTTTTGTGCGCCCGTGCGCTCAATAATGGTTTTCAGGCAGCTCTCGGACAGGAATTTTACAATCGGCGACTGCAAACCGCTTTCTTCGCCGTTGCTCAAATTGGACACATCGTTTACTTTGATGTACGCCAAACCTTTCGCGCCGTAAATGCCGACAAATTTAGTATATTCATCAATGTCTTTACGGCTCAGTTTCGCGCCGTTTGGCACACGCAATGCCACCACGCGCCCGTCTTGCATATCGGCTGCGCCACGGAAAACCTTAAATTCTTCCGTTTTCATCACATCGGTCAGCTCGGTAAACTTCAGCGACACGCGCATATCGGGCTTGTCCGAACCGTAATAGAACATGGCTTCGCTAAACGGCATACGCGGGAAATCGCCCAAATCCACACCCAAAGCATCTTTAAACACTTGTTTTGCCATGCCTTCGGTAATGCTCATGATTTCGTCTTCGTTCAGGAAAGACGTTTCCAAGTCAATCTGGGTAAATTCGGGCTGGCGGTCGGCGCGCAAATCTTCATCGCGGAAACATTTGGTAATCTGATAATAACGGTCAAAACCCGCTACCATCAGCAGCTGTTTAAACAACTGCGGCGACTGCGGCAGCGCGAAAAATTCACCTGGATGCACACGGCTGGGAACCAAATAATCGCGCGCACCTTCGGGGGTGGAACGGGTCAGCACGGGGGTTTCAATATCAATAAAACCCTGCTCGTCCAAATAACGGCGCACGCCCATCGCCACTTGATAACGCAAGCGCAGGTTTTGCTGCATTTGTGGGCGGCGCAGGTCAATCACGCGGTGGGTCAAACGCACGTTTTCGCTGATGTTTTCTTCATCAATCGGAAACGGCGGTGTGGCGGCGGTGTTCAGCACTTCAATTTCTTTGCCCAAAATCTCGATTTTGCCTGAAACCATTTTCGGGTTTTCCGTGCCTTCGGGGCGGCGGCGCACACGTCCGGTAATGCTCAACACATATTCGCTGCGCGAAGCGTCTGCCGTGGCAAAGGCTTCGGGGGTATCGGGGTCAATCACCACCTGCACCGTGCCTTCGCGGTCGCGCAGGTCAATGAAAATCACTCCACCGTGGTCGCGGCGGCGGTGTACCCAGCCTTTGACGGTAACGGTTTGGTCTAAATATTGCTCGCTGATTAAGCCGCAGTAGTTGGTACGCATAGTTTTTAATTTCCTTACTAATCAATTGGTAAATATTTTTCAGGCTACCTGAAACCTAATCTTTCCGTGAACGGCTATTGTTACAGAAACGGTGCGCCAAACGTGCATTTTCGGGAACAGTTTTACCACCGCGCCAGTATTGCTCAATATGGTCTAACGCAGCATCATCTACACTCAAAATCTGATTCCCACAAATACTGCAAGTCGGATTGCTGTCCCACATTTGCTTTTTCAACTGAAAGGAAAATGTGCGCGGTTCATCGGTTTCATTCATCAAAATCGCATCTAATGCATCATTCCATTTTCGAAAGCGCAATTTAACGTGTTTTTCCGAACTGGTAGAAGCCGTAATCGCCTGATTAAATTCACTATCGCTAACCATTAAATCAATCAGCGCCTCACGGATTGCATCGGCATGACGCATCAGCGAATTTTTCTTACGGCGGGCAAACGAATTCAAAACAATATCATACAATGAAGCATTAAATCTTTTACTTTCCCAACGCCCGTTTTGCTGCGTTTGCGATTCGCCTGCATAATAACGCTTAAATGCGTGGTCGCCAAAAATACTTTTTGCCATTTGGCAAGCATTTTTAAAGGCAGTTTCTATTTCCTGCAACTCATTTTCAGACAGATTACGTCCTTCTCTAGCCATCTGATTCATAAAATTTTTCATGGAAGGTTTGTATTTTTCAGTGGTGAAATAATAAAAGGCACAAAAACGCAACACCCATTCACAATCTTCCATGCGTATTCTAGGCTCATCAAAGCCCATCAATTCCTTAAATTCTTTATATTGCGACAATTTTTTCAGTAATTCATTCAGTTCGCCACGATAAATACAATTTCTTAATTCTTGGTCGTTTAACTGTACCGAACCAGTATTTAAACGTTCAAAAATTTCAAATTTCAAATCCGAATCGGATTCTTTCTTAAAAATAACGGAAGGAACCGTATAATTTTCAATTTTTTCCTGTTGTTCAGCACTCAATTCTTTAAATGTTTTTCCATTTAATTCCGCCAGCACATTCAAACCCGTTAATTTAAATTCACGCTTATCAGGAAATAC is drawn from Conchiformibius steedae and contains these coding sequences:
- the aspS gene encoding aspartate--tRNA ligase; translated protein: MRTNYCGLISEQYLDQTVTVKGWVHRRRDHGGVIFIDLRDREGTVQVVIDPDTPEAFATADASRSEYVLSITGRVRRRPEGTENPKMVSGKIEILGKEIEVLNTAATPPFPIDEENISENVRLTHRVIDLRRPQMQQNLRLRYQVAMGVRRYLDEQGFIDIETPVLTRSTPEGARDYLVPSRVHPGEFFALPQSPQLFKQLLMVAGFDRYYQITKCFRDEDLRADRQPEFTQIDLETSFLNEDEIMSITEGMAKQVFKDALGVDLGDFPRMPFSEAMFYYGSDKPDMRVSLKFTELTDVMKTEEFKVFRGAADMQDGRVVALRVPNGAKLSRKDIDEYTKFVGIYGAKGLAYIKVNDVSNLSNGEESGLQSPIVKFLSESCLKTIIERTGAQNGDLIFFGADKAKIVNEAIGALRVKIGHEHGAADGYFVDEWKPLWVVDFPMFEYDEENQRYAAMHHPFTSPKAGHEDLMATSPEQCLARAYDMVLNGWEIGGGSVRIHRADIQEKVFAALNISPEEQQEKFGFLLDNLKYGAPPHGGLAFGLDRLVTLMAGAESIRDVIAFPKTQRAQCLLTNAPNAVDDKQLRELSLRLRQKATENKEA
- a CDS encoding GmrSD restriction endonuclease domain-containing protein, whose product is MMEKYDFDETPELTDDEQTQFIGRKIFTDKIDSSIFELARQSSKGRLKLQPDFQRDYVWDVKKASRLIESALLGVPLPIVYFAEEDNDTKCVIDGQQRLMSFFSFMSGVFPDKREFKLTGLNVLAELNGKTFKELSAEQQEKIENYTVPSVIFKKESDSDLKFEIFERLNTGSVQLNDQELRNCIYRGELNELLKKLSQYKEFKELMGFDEPRIRMEDCEWVLRFCAFYYFTTEKYKPSMKNFMNQMAREGRNLSENELQEIETAFKNACQMAKSIFGDHAFKRYYAGESQTQQNGRWESKRFNASLYDIVLNSFARRKKNSLMRHADAIREALIDLMVSDSEFNQAITASTSSEKHVKLRFRKWNDALDAILMNETDEPRTFSFQLKKQMWDSNPTCSICGNQILSVDDAALDHIEQYWRGGKTVPENARLAHRFCNNSRSRKD
- a CDS encoding DUF6585 family protein; this encodes MTHPEAPLGEFRFSTGKSHLRLSGWTLLILAPIALFLLAARGNIDNLTGNQIAIGIFLLVVIAAMLLNFLFTRIDVYSNALVQKRFFSKHAFYFSPYMRLYIARWRYGLLNLTIGKHTAITLDDGYHYHLPPAFRQNEKIINVIESYLFSHSMHMLNQTYDTDETLNFGAIQLNRRHIVANDTVIARDDIAKISVNQGKLKIYTKNKKGNARIRSSATVHLDKIANFRLLCRFIGLNEFAEPKYFYRIKRILWFI